The following are from one region of the Ignavibacteriota bacterium genome:
- the pgsC gene encoding poly-gamma-glutamate biosynthesis protein PgsC, which produces MVELAITLGLIFSLLSYEVFGLAAGGIVVPGYIALQLSQPDRLIGIILVSLSTYLIVKILGHYTFLYGRRQMVVCLLVGCLLANFSRQFLLIELTSNMVQLQAVGWVVPGLIAHWFGKQGIYRTLCVLFITSVLVRLIVILIFNGELLPT; this is translated from the coding sequence ATGGTTGAACTAGCAATCACACTCGGTTTAATATTCAGCTTACTTTCTTATGAAGTTTTTGGTTTGGCAGCAGGTGGAATCGTTGTCCCCGGATACATTGCACTGCAGCTTTCTCAACCGGACAGACTTATTGGAATTATCCTGGTAAGTTTGTCAACATATCTGATTGTTAAAATTCTTGGACACTATACATTTCTCTACGGGCGGAGACAGATGGTTGTGTGCCTGCTTGTTGGATGTTTACTTGCTAATTTTTCGCGGCAATTTTTACTGATTGAGTTAACTTCGAATATGGTTCAATTGCAAGCAGTCGGATGGGTAGTCCCTGGCTTGATCGCTCATTGGTTTGGAAAGCAGGGAATTTACAGAACTCTTTGTGTTCTCTTCATTACTTCAGTACTCGTTAGGTTGATTGTAATTTTAATTTTTAACGGTGAATTATTACCAACATAA
- the pgsW gene encoding poly-gamma-glutamate system protein codes for MQIQNLNSGSKTVLSVLSLLALMAFLAVEYDKEDVKLKFYEQKFEASKLAKEAMDYLKESRMRKGVFVDVINDPNETALIGQDITPITTDRGYIEAKLTATNPNFAAVVVDMLKEAELEKNDVVAVAFTGSFPGLNIAVHSALQTLKLKPIIITSVGASNWGANDPYYTWLDMERSLYNRGIFKNKSVAASIGGGLDRGRGLSPEGRQLIVDAINRNKIEFINEEHLESSIQKRIELYNKYRKKDKIKAFINVGGGISSIGSVENSKFIPTGFSKILPMKNYPVRGLLIYMAEKNIPVIHLLNVNQLAQQYGLPINPSPLPRQGEGEIFIQKRYSVLLTAGVSLFLTVAIGFVYLMERKRHQLGTEQVKTPQKVSENDHQDSDLLL; via the coding sequence TTGCAAATACAAAATTTAAATTCAGGATCGAAAACTGTTCTGAGTGTTTTATCACTGCTGGCGCTAATGGCTTTTCTTGCCGTTGAATATGACAAGGAAGATGTCAAACTCAAATTCTACGAACAGAAATTTGAAGCTTCAAAGCTGGCAAAAGAAGCAATGGATTATTTAAAAGAATCAAGAATGCGCAAAGGCGTATTTGTAGATGTTATAAATGATCCGAATGAAACTGCTTTAATAGGTCAGGATATTACCCCAATCACAACTGACCGCGGATATATTGAAGCAAAACTTACAGCAACAAATCCAAATTTTGCAGCCGTCGTTGTTGATATGCTTAAGGAAGCAGAACTTGAAAAAAATGATGTTGTGGCAGTTGCTTTTACCGGTTCATTTCCCGGACTCAACATAGCAGTTCACTCAGCTTTACAAACATTAAAACTGAAACCAATTATTATCACATCAGTTGGTGCATCCAATTGGGGTGCGAATGATCCCTATTATACCTGGCTCGACATGGAGAGATCATTATACAATCGCGGAATATTTAAAAACAAATCAGTTGCTGCGTCAATTGGCGGAGGTCTTGACAGAGGCAGAGGTCTCAGCCCGGAAGGGAGACAATTAATAGTTGATGCAATAAATAGAAACAAAATTGAATTTATAAATGAAGAGCATCTTGAAAGCAGCATTCAGAAACGGATCGAACTGTATAACAAATACAGGAAGAAAGATAAAATAAAAGCTTTCATAAATGTTGGTGGAGGTATTTCAAGTATTGGATCTGTAGAGAACAGCAAGTTTATACCAACCGGATTTTCAAAAATTCTACCAATGAAAAACTATCCGGTCAGAGGATTGCTGATTTATATGGCTGAGAAAAATATTCCTGTAATTCACTTATTGAATGTGAATCAGTTGGCGCAGCAGTATGGATTACCAATAAATCCATCTCCACTGCCACGTCAAGGTGAAGGAGAAATTTTTATTCAAAAAAGATACAGTGTTCTGCTAACTGCCGGAGTTAGTTTGTTTCTGACAGTTGCAATTGGCTTCGTCTATTTAATGGAACGAAAACGTCATCAGCTTGGTACTGAACAAGTGAAAACTCCGCAGAAAGTTTCCGAAAATGATCATCAAGATTCTGATTTATTACTTTGA
- the pgsB gene encoding poly-gamma-glutamate synthase PgsB: MYVFTVLLVVLIILSLYGLIEFYFHQKRIHSIPIRVHINGTRGKSSVTRLIGAALRESGIKTITKVTGTYPRLILEDGSEVGIYRKAGANIIEQLSITRFASKRNAQAIVMECMAVQPQYQWITENKMLHSTLAVITNVRLDHIDVMGYSLPEIATALGNTIPKNQYLLTAEKIVFNKLKEIADKRNCKIQLAEPDLVTEKEMKGFSYIEHKENVALALAVSLHLGIERKTALNGMYKAIPDAGALKLSSVNAFNKKINFYNAFAANDPQSTLMIWEKLRAENELRGIKMILLNTRQDRLDRAKQLTAMVGRELKNQFDNLILIGQSSEIVEELSVSNGVQRNKIINLGWNEPEAVFEAILAYTTEQSTVVAVGNMGGMGGKVADFFENRSVVYG; the protein is encoded by the coding sequence ATGTACGTTTTTACTGTACTGCTGGTTGTATTAATTATTCTTTCTCTCTACGGTTTGATTGAATTTTATTTTCATCAAAAAAGAATTCATTCAATCCCGATTCGTGTTCATATCAATGGCACGAGAGGCAAATCAAGCGTAACACGTCTAATTGGTGCTGCTCTGCGTGAAAGCGGTATAAAAACCATAACAAAAGTTACCGGAACATATCCACGACTTATCCTTGAAGACGGCAGCGAAGTGGGAATTTATCGTAAAGCCGGAGCTAATATTATTGAACAACTCTCAATTACAAGGTTTGCATCGAAAAGAAATGCACAAGCTATCGTTATGGAATGTATGGCTGTTCAACCTCAGTATCAATGGATTACTGAAAATAAAATGCTGCACTCCACATTAGCTGTGATTACAAATGTAAGATTAGACCACATCGATGTAATGGGATATTCTCTCCCGGAAATTGCAACAGCACTCGGGAACACCATACCAAAAAATCAATATTTGTTAACTGCTGAAAAAATAGTTTTTAATAAGCTGAAAGAAATAGCCGATAAAAGAAATTGCAAAATTCAATTAGCCGAGCCTGATCTTGTAACTGAGAAAGAGATGAAAGGATTCAGTTATATAGAACACAAAGAAAACGTAGCTCTTGCTCTTGCAGTAAGTTTGCATTTGGGTATTGAAAGAAAAACAGCGCTTAACGGAATGTATAAAGCAATTCCTGATGCAGGCGCATTGAAACTCTCAAGTGTAAACGCCTTCAATAAAAAAATTAATTTTTATAATGCATTTGCAGCAAATGATCCTCAATCAACTCTGATGATCTGGGAAAAATTACGAGCAGAAAACGAGTTACGGGGAATTAAAATGATACTGCTAAATACAAGGCAGGATAGGTTAGACAGAGCGAAACAATTAACTGCAATGGTTGGACGTGAACTAAAAAATCAGTTCGATAATTTAATTCTGATTGGACAATCCTCAGAAATTGTTGAAGAGTTATCTGTTTCCAATGGAGTACAGCGAAATAAAATAATTAATCTTGGCTGGAATGAACCAGAAGCAGTATTCGAAGCGATTCTTGCTTATACAACTGAGCAATCAACTGTTGTAGCTGTTGGTAATATGGGTGGAATGGGTGGAAAAGTGGCTGACTTTTTTGAGAACAGGAGCGTTGTTTATGGTTGA
- a CDS encoding DUF1624 domain-containing protein, with translation MLLGHSSYYFNSIWLYLDPADPLIPNWEQFALRYIGYICAPGFLMMNGAMVWWTYQNRILKGSTDWNAKWHLIQRGLFLVLVQITWVNSSWSGFASFKPDHLGIISTIGFAMLLLTIIVKMKWQIRLAIAIIILLVHPLLLRIQYNPDIYWQQILMQSFIDSGDFNKYPILPWFALATLGSVMATGWLKSWQSDKEKIIYSFIIGFASLLIATFIRMERGYGNIFPFSDFGSFSFFFDQKYPPSLFHNLWFFGWVVIGVGTIIFINMYFQNLLKFLSLVGRVPLFFYCVHLALLGIFSKRFDLYYREGYVTETLIGFVIMMIIMLPLTKWFGGVKQRSKNYLIKMI, from the coding sequence ATGCTTCTTGGTCACAGTTCGTACTATTTCAATTCAATCTGGTTATATCTCGATCCTGCCGATCCGTTAATTCCTAACTGGGAACAATTTGCCCTTAGATACATTGGCTACATCTGTGCACCCGGTTTTCTAATGATGAATGGTGCGATGGTTTGGTGGACATACCAAAACAGAATATTAAAAGGATCAACAGATTGGAATGCAAAATGGCATTTAATTCAACGTGGATTATTTCTCGTACTTGTTCAGATTACCTGGGTAAATTCTTCGTGGAGCGGATTCGCATCATTTAAACCTGATCACCTTGGAATTATTTCTACTATTGGTTTTGCAATGTTACTTCTCACAATAATTGTTAAAATGAAATGGCAAATCAGGTTAGCCATCGCAATAATTATTTTACTAGTCCATCCGCTGCTATTAAGGATTCAGTACAATCCTGATATTTACTGGCAGCAGATTTTAATGCAGTCATTTATTGATTCAGGTGATTTCAATAAATATCCGATTCTCCCATGGTTTGCGCTCGCAACACTCGGTTCAGTTATGGCAACGGGCTGGTTAAAGAGCTGGCAGTCGGATAAAGAAAAAATAATTTATAGTTTCATTATTGGTTTCGCTTCATTGCTAATAGCTACATTTATAAGAATGGAAAGAGGGTACGGAAACATCTTTCCATTTTCTGATTTTGGTTCATTTTCATTTTTCTTTGATCAGAAATATCCACCAAGTTTATTTCATAATCTATGGTTCTTCGGTTGGGTTGTGATAGGTGTCGGTACCATCATTTTCATTAATATGTATTTTCAAAATTTGCTGAAATTTTTATCGTTAGTTGGCAGAGTTCCGCTATTTTTCTATTGTGTTCATCTCGCTTTACTCGGAATATTTTCAAAAAGATTTGATCTGTACTATCGCGAAGGTTACGTCACTGAAACTTTAATCGGGTTTGTAATCATGATGATTATTATGCTGCCGCTGACAAAATGGTTTGGTGGAGTTAAACAACGAAGCAAGAATTACTTAATAAAAATGATCTGA